Proteins co-encoded in one Marinomonas sp. IMCC 4694 genomic window:
- a CDS encoding ABC transporter substrate-binding protein encodes MKLVLKSTVAIAIAAASISYSLAATTITVATVNNGHMIEMQKLTPEFEKAHPDIKVKWVTLEEGVLRQNVTQDIANGSGLYDIMTIGMYEAPIWGERGWLKPIDTSGAYDVDDVLPAIRDGLSYKGTMFAAPFYGESSMVMYRKDLAKKAGVTISDRDSWDHIRDAAAAMNDPANGVYGICLRGKAGWGDNMAFLSAMANSFGARWFDMDWKPQLNSAEWKNAVTFYVDLLNKYGPPGASSNSFNENLALFNEGKCGMWIDATIAASFVTDPKQSKVADQVGFAQSPYAVTEKGANWLWSWALGIPAATKKTDAAQTFVRWATSKEYIELVAKNEGWASVPTGTRTSTYENPNFQKAAVFAKAELKAINSANPNDSTLKPSPYVGIQFAAIPEFQAIGTTTGQMVSGALSGSMSVEEALKLANTGADRQMQQAGYY; translated from the coding sequence ATGAAACTTGTTTTAAAATCAACAGTTGCAATTGCTATCGCTGCAGCTTCTATATCTTATTCCTTGGCCGCAACTACTATCACTGTCGCCACCGTAAACAATGGCCACATGATCGAAATGCAAAAACTCACACCTGAATTCGAAAAAGCTCACCCTGATATTAAAGTAAAATGGGTGACTTTAGAGGAAGGTGTTCTTCGTCAAAACGTTACTCAAGACATTGCCAATGGCAGTGGTCTATACGACATTATGACCATTGGGATGTACGAAGCTCCTATTTGGGGTGAGCGTGGTTGGTTAAAACCAATTGATACATCTGGCGCGTATGATGTTGACGATGTATTGCCGGCCATTCGTGATGGTTTGTCTTACAAAGGCACTATGTTTGCTGCACCATTCTATGGTGAAAGCTCAATGGTCATGTACCGTAAAGACCTTGCTAAAAAAGCCGGTGTGACCATCAGTGACCGCGACAGCTGGGATCACATCCGTGATGCAGCCGCCGCAATGAACGATCCAGCTAATGGCGTATATGGTATCTGTCTTCGTGGTAAAGCAGGTTGGGGTGATAACATGGCCTTCCTGTCAGCTATGGCAAACTCTTTCGGTGCACGTTGGTTTGATATGGACTGGAAACCTCAGCTAAATTCTGCCGAATGGAAAAACGCCGTAACCTTCTATGTTGATTTACTCAACAAGTATGGTCCTCCAGGTGCTAGCTCAAACAGCTTCAATGAAAACCTAGCGTTATTCAACGAAGGCAAATGCGGCATGTGGATTGATGCTACTATCGCAGCGTCTTTTGTTACCGATCCTAAGCAAAGTAAAGTCGCTGACCAAGTTGGCTTTGCACAATCTCCTTATGCAGTAACCGAGAAAGGCGCTAACTGGTTATGGTCTTGGGCATTGGGCATTCCTGCTGCCACTAAGAAAACAGATGCAGCACAAACATTTGTTCGCTGGGCAACCTCAAAAGAGTACATCGAGTTAGTGGCTAAAAATGAAGGTTGGGCCTCTGTACCAACAGGTACACGTACATCCACTTATGAAAATCCTAACTTCCAAAAAGCCGCAGTCTTTGCTAAAGCCGAGCTAAAAGCCATTAACTCTGCTAACCCAAATGACAGCACGCTAAAACCTTCTCCATACGTGGGCATTCAATTCGCGGCCATTCCTGAGTTCCAAGCTATTGGTACAACAACAGGTCAAATGGTATCAGGCGCCTTGTCTGGCTCAATGTCAGTAGAGGAAGCGTTAAAATTAGCCAATACTGGTGCAGATCGTCAAATGCAACAAGCTGGTTATTACTAA
- a CDS encoding carbohydrate ABC transporter permease, with translation MKRSITRLLMAPSVIMLLVWMIIPLSMTIYFSTIRYNLLYPGQNNFVGLMNFEFFITDPGFIPAVSNTLILLLSVLTITVVLGVMLSALIDKPFFGQGIVRVLLISPFFIMPTVNALIWKNMMMNPVYGIFAWISQTLGFEPIDWLSDHPLVSIIMMVSWQWLPFAILVFVTALQSQDTEQKEAAQMDGATGLHIFRYLTIPHLARPIAVVVMIETIFLLAVFAEIFVSTGGGPGYDSTNLAYLIYNQALLQYDVGVASAGGLFAVLLANIVAFFLIRAVGKNLTV, from the coding sequence ATGAAGCGCTCAATCACTCGCTTATTAATGGCGCCATCAGTCATCATGCTTTTGGTTTGGATGATCATTCCGTTGTCCATGACCATTTATTTTTCCACCATACGTTATAACCTACTGTACCCGGGTCAAAATAACTTCGTTGGATTGATGAATTTCGAATTCTTTATTACCGACCCGGGCTTTATTCCTGCCGTATCGAACACTCTTATTTTACTCCTGTCCGTACTGACCATCACTGTTGTGCTAGGTGTGATGCTGTCCGCATTGATTGATAAACCTTTCTTTGGACAAGGCATTGTTCGTGTTTTGTTGATCTCGCCTTTCTTTATCATGCCAACGGTGAATGCCTTAATTTGGAAGAACATGATGATGAACCCTGTTTACGGTATTTTCGCGTGGATTTCTCAAACACTGGGCTTCGAACCGATTGATTGGCTCTCTGATCACCCACTGGTATCCATTATTATGATGGTCAGTTGGCAATGGCTACCCTTTGCCATTTTGGTGTTTGTGACCGCACTACAATCTCAAGACACGGAACAAAAAGAAGCTGCTCAAATGGACGGCGCAACGGGCTTGCACATTTTCCGTTACTTAACCATTCCCCATCTGGCTCGTCCTATTGCGGTAGTAGTGATGATCGAAACCATCTTCCTATTGGCGGTGTTTGCTGAAATTTTTGTCTCCACAGGTGGTGGTCCAGGTTACGACAGTACCAACTTGGCGTATCTGATTTACAACCAAGCCCTTCTTCAATATGACGTTGGTGTGGCTTCGGCTGGTGGTTTGTTTGCCGTATTGCTTGCCAATATTGTGGCCTTTTTCTTAATTCGTGCCGTTGGCAAAAACCTAACGGTGTGA
- a CDS encoding carbohydrate ABC transporter permease → MTLNQQRKFKTFLTGLFAWTVALVLFFPIFWMFITSFKTELQAISVPPSLFFEPTLDNFRIVQERSDYIHHAWNSVVTSFGSTIIALIIAIPAAFSMAFFPGKKTKDILLWMLSTKMLPAVGVLMPIYILCRNYGLLDTKTALVIIFTLMNLPIIVWMLFSYFKDLPKEILEAARMDGATPWDEVVKVVLPLSVGAISSTALLSIVLCWNEAFWSLSLTASDAAPLTAMIASYSSPEGLFWAKLSAASTLACAPIVIFGWFCQKQLVQGLTFGAVK, encoded by the coding sequence ATGACTCTTAATCAACAACGCAAATTCAAAACCTTTCTCACAGGTCTGTTCGCATGGACGGTAGCATTGGTGCTATTTTTCCCGATTTTTTGGATGTTTATCACATCATTCAAAACAGAGTTACAGGCGATTTCAGTGCCACCGTCACTGTTTTTTGAGCCAACACTGGATAACTTTAGAATCGTTCAGGAGCGTAGCGACTACATTCACCATGCTTGGAACTCTGTCGTAACGTCATTTGGTTCCACCATTATCGCGTTAATCATTGCCATTCCTGCAGCTTTTTCAATGGCGTTCTTCCCTGGCAAAAAAACCAAGGACATTTTGCTTTGGATGCTCTCTACTAAAATGCTGCCTGCCGTAGGCGTATTAATGCCCATTTATATTTTATGTCGAAATTATGGACTGTTGGACACAAAAACAGCCTTGGTCATCATTTTCACCCTGATGAATCTACCTATTATTGTTTGGATGCTGTTTTCCTACTTCAAAGATTTACCAAAAGAGATCCTAGAAGCCGCCAGAATGGATGGTGCCACCCCATGGGATGAAGTGGTGAAAGTCGTGCTACCGCTTTCTGTCGGTGCCATTTCATCAACCGCTCTGCTGTCTATCGTGCTGTGCTGGAACGAAGCTTTTTGGTCTCTCAGCTTAACAGCATCAGATGCGGCACCATTAACCGCGATGATTGCCTCGTATTCTAGCCCTGAGGGGTTGTTCTGGGCGAAGTTGTCTGCTGCCTCCACGCTTGCTTGCGCACCGATCGTCATCTTCGGTTGGTTCTGTCAAAAACAATTGGTCCAAGGCCTTACATTCGGCGCCGTAAAATAA
- a CDS encoding ABC transporter ATP-binding protein, translating to MTYLAITDLQKHYDNYHALRGINLSISEGEFVVFVGPSGCGKSTLLRTIAGLESSTGGSIQLDGRDITEVASSKRDLAMVFQSYALYPHMTVADNLSFALRLAKVSDAEIKEKVRSVSASLQLDALLERKPKELSGGQRQRVAIGRAIVRQPKVFLFDEPLSNLDAALRVQMRLELARLHKKLGTTMIYVTHDQVEAMTLADRVVILNAGRIEQVGTPLELYRQPNSRFVAEFIGTPKMNLLALDNITRSGDNLLLSLLGATIEFPAARTHGPLPNNATAGIRPEHMHIVESNGDFTGKIELVEHLGSEAYAHINLDNKQTIIVKASARSKILDGEVVQIALDREEIILFNENDQVFSHIDN from the coding sequence ATGACTTACTTAGCGATCACTGATTTACAAAAACATTATGACAACTACCATGCACTCCGTGGCATCAACCTTTCTATTAGCGAAGGGGAATTTGTGGTATTCGTTGGGCCGTCTGGCTGTGGCAAATCCACATTGTTACGCACCATTGCAGGCCTCGAATCGAGCACGGGCGGAAGTATCCAACTAGACGGCAGAGACATTACCGAAGTCGCTTCGTCAAAGCGCGATCTTGCTATGGTATTCCAGTCCTACGCTCTTTATCCGCACATGACGGTGGCTGACAACCTGTCGTTTGCCCTTCGTCTTGCCAAAGTATCGGATGCGGAGATCAAAGAGAAAGTGCGCTCTGTTTCAGCCTCCTTACAACTTGATGCACTCTTAGAACGTAAACCTAAAGAACTCTCTGGTGGTCAACGTCAACGTGTTGCCATTGGTCGCGCCATTGTACGTCAACCAAAAGTCTTTCTATTTGATGAACCATTATCCAACCTAGACGCTGCGCTTCGTGTGCAAATGCGTCTGGAATTGGCTCGCCTTCATAAGAAGCTTGGCACCACCATGATTTATGTTACCCACGATCAGGTCGAGGCCATGACTTTGGCTGATCGAGTCGTCATACTCAACGCGGGACGAATCGAACAAGTCGGGACGCCGCTTGAACTTTATCGCCAACCAAACAGTCGTTTTGTTGCCGAGTTTATTGGTACACCGAAAATGAACCTTTTAGCATTAGATAACATTACCCGAAGTGGTGATAACCTCCTGCTATCGCTATTAGGAGCCACTATTGAATTTCCTGCGGCTCGTACTCATGGCCCTCTTCCTAACAATGCTACAGCGGGAATTCGCCCTGAACATATGCACATAGTAGAAAGCAATGGCGACTTTACTGGTAAAATAGAATTGGTTGAACATCTTGGCTCAGAAGCCTATGCCCATATCAATCTTGATAACAAGCAAACCATCATTGTGAAGGCATCTGCACGCTCTAAAATCTTGGATGGAGAAGTCGTACAAATTGCGTTAGATCGTGAAGAAATCATCCTTTTCAATGAAAATGATCAGGTTTTTTCTCATATAGATAATTAA
- a CDS encoding AraC family transcriptional regulator, with amino-acid sequence MGSYAPKIDLELVNSSENGSFRWFHHDFPHPLAHWHFHPEFEIHLLTKGHGRAYVGDYIGPFKEGTLMMVGPNLPHNWVSDLDAGEHQFGRDCLIQFSTPLIDKAENLFQEISSIKPLLHQSRQGLEFFGETAKLGGELLISMQNTHGVTRLIRFLELLELLSNSDEKQELASIEFISGVRLDDVARINAVIQYLYTHYPDPIRLGDLANKHHMCESSFSRFFKKNTGRNFVQYLSWLRINQAGILLINGASSISQVCYEVGFNNLANFNRSFLKQKKMTPTEFREKYGEEVKRQISK; translated from the coding sequence GTGGGAAGCTATGCACCTAAAATAGATTTAGAACTGGTTAACTCTTCTGAAAACGGCTCATTTCGCTGGTTTCATCACGATTTTCCCCACCCCCTCGCTCATTGGCACTTTCATCCCGAATTTGAAATTCATCTGCTAACAAAAGGTCATGGTCGTGCCTATGTTGGTGACTATATAGGCCCTTTCAAAGAAGGAACCTTGATGATGGTAGGGCCTAATTTACCTCATAATTGGGTAAGTGATCTTGACGCTGGCGAGCATCAGTTCGGACGAGACTGTTTAATTCAGTTCTCTACGCCTCTCATTGATAAAGCAGAAAACTTATTCCAAGAAATAAGCTCCATAAAACCACTTTTACATCAATCCAGACAAGGGCTTGAATTCTTTGGAGAAACAGCAAAACTTGGGGGTGAGCTACTCATTTCAATGCAGAATACTCACGGTGTAACCCGCCTCATTCGCTTTCTTGAGCTTTTAGAACTATTAAGTAACTCAGATGAAAAACAAGAACTTGCCTCTATTGAGTTCATATCAGGTGTTCGTTTAGACGATGTGGCACGCATTAACGCTGTTATACAATATTTGTACACTCATTACCCAGACCCAATCCGATTAGGCGACCTAGCAAATAAGCATCATATGTGTGAATCGTCTTTTTCTCGTTTTTTTAAGAAAAATACTGGCCGAAATTTTGTTCAATATTTAAGTTGGTTGCGTATCAATCAAGCCGGGATATTGCTTATAAATGGAGCGTCATCCATTTCTCAGGTGTGTTACGAGGTCGGCTTTAATAATTTAGCGAATTTCAATCGATCATTTTTAAAACAAAAGAAAATGACCCCGACTGAGTTTAGAGAAAAATACGGTGAAGAGGTAAAAAGACAGATATCTAAATAA
- a CDS encoding SDR family oxidoreductase: MNNALINKVAVVTGSASGIGLASAEAMIAEGAHVVLVDRDEKALNRLKEKHGDSVTTLVVDLLDTVQCKQLIPTILEKTNVIDIFHANAGLYVGGDLIDNDPDAIDRMMQLNVNVVMKNVRDVIPHMAKRKTGDILVTSSLAAHFPTPWEPVYASSKWAINCFVQTTRRQVFKDGLRVGSISPGPVVTSLLSDWPKEKLEEAKASGSLVEAEEIAQILIFMLTRPRGMTIRDVVVMPTNFDL; encoded by the coding sequence ATGAATAATGCATTGATCAATAAAGTCGCCGTTGTTACAGGCTCTGCATCAGGTATTGGATTAGCCAGTGCTGAAGCAATGATTGCAGAAGGTGCTCATGTAGTACTGGTTGACCGCGATGAAAAAGCTCTGAATCGATTAAAAGAAAAGCATGGTGATAGTGTAACGACTCTTGTCGTTGATTTGCTTGATACGGTTCAGTGTAAGCAATTAATTCCAACCATTTTAGAAAAAACAAATGTGATTGATATTTTTCACGCCAATGCTGGGTTGTACGTAGGGGGGGATTTAATAGACAACGATCCTGATGCCATAGATCGAATGATGCAGTTAAATGTAAACGTAGTGATGAAAAATGTGAGAGATGTTATTCCCCATATGGCGAAACGTAAAACGGGTGATATATTGGTCACCAGCTCTCTGGCGGCTCACTTTCCCACACCGTGGGAGCCAGTATACGCGTCTTCAAAATGGGCAATTAATTGTTTTGTTCAGACTACCCGCCGTCAAGTATTTAAAGATGGTTTACGTGTTGGTTCCATTTCACCAGGCCCTGTTGTTACCTCGTTGCTTTCTGACTGGCCAAAAGAAAAATTAGAAGAGGCAAAGGCAAGCGGTAGCCTTGTTGAAGCTGAAGAAATTGCTCAAATTTTAATTTTTATGCTGACTCGTCCGAGAGGGATGACCATTCGTGACGTTGTTGTTATGCCAACCAACTTTGATCTCTAG
- a CDS encoding IS5 family transposase, translating into MMNQLSFADTEFTSKRRKTRKELFLGRMDELIPWQQLEAQIEPFYPKAGNGRRPYPLSTMLRIHFMQNWYNMGDPAMEDALYEITSIRLFAGLSLEGAIPDHTTIMNFRHLLEKHKLGRKLFKEVHKWLSDSGIYFKEGTIVDATIIEAASSTKNKAKSRDPEMHQTKKGNQWFFGLKAHIGVDAKRGLVHSFTTTSANEHDLNQITELMHGDETFVSADSGYRGVEKREETKDKTLEWLIAEMPSKVREWKKHPRINKIPINTEYIKASIRAKVEHPFRILKCQFGFRKVVYKGLSKNDNKLAVLFALGNILRVDQMIRSARG; encoded by the coding sequence ATCATGAACCAGCTTTCCTTCGCCGACACCGAATTTACCAGCAAACGCCGCAAGACTCGCAAAGAACTCTTTCTTGGACGAATGGATGAATTGATTCCTTGGCAGCAGCTTGAAGCCCAAATTGAACCCTTCTATCCAAAAGCAGGTAACGGACGTCGCCCATATCCTTTGTCTACCATGTTGCGCATTCACTTTATGCAGAACTGGTACAACATGGGAGACCCTGCAATGGAAGACGCTCTTTATGAAATTACCTCTATACGGCTTTTTGCTGGATTATCCTTAGAAGGTGCGATACCTGATCACACAACTATTATGAATTTCAGGCACTTACTGGAAAAGCATAAGCTTGGACGAAAACTATTTAAAGAAGTCCATAAATGGCTATCAGACTCAGGTATTTACTTCAAAGAAGGTACCATCGTTGACGCGACTATTATTGAAGCCGCTAGCTCGACCAAAAATAAAGCCAAATCACGTGATCCAGAAATGCACCAAACTAAGAAGGGAAACCAATGGTTCTTCGGATTAAAAGCACATATTGGAGTCGATGCTAAACGTGGCTTGGTGCATAGTTTCACCACCACTTCTGCCAATGAACATGACCTAAACCAAATCACTGAGCTAATGCATGGCGATGAGACGTTTGTCTCTGCTGACTCGGGCTACCGTGGCGTGGAAAAACGTGAGGAAACCAAAGATAAGACGTTGGAGTGGTTGATTGCGGAGATGCCAAGCAAGGTTCGGGAATGGAAAAAGCATCCCCGTATTAATAAAATCCCCATCAATACTGAGTACATAAAAGCGAGCATCAGAGCAAAAGTAGAGCACCCGTTTCGGATACTGAAGTGCCAGTTTGGCTTCCGCAAAGTGGTCTATAAAGGTCTATCAAAAAATGACAATAAGCTCGCGGTGTTGTTTGCACTGGGAAATATACTGCGAGTGGATCAGATGATAAGGTCTGCACGGGGTTAA
- a CDS encoding type II toxin-antitoxin system RelE/ParE family toxin, whose amino-acid sequence MSFSFHPEAAKEFNEAIDYYENLEPGLGYDFALETHSAVKRAIAFPRAWPEIDGDIRRSLVRRFPYGILYSEEQDRIFIVAVMNLHREPNYWKLRT is encoded by the coding sequence ATGAGTTTTTCATTTCATCCGGAAGCGGCAAAGGAGTTCAATGAGGCAATTGATTATTATGAGAATCTTGAACCTGGTCTGGGATATGACTTTGCTCTAGAGACCCATTCTGCCGTCAAGCGAGCAATTGCGTTTCCAAGGGCTTGGCCTGAGATCGATGGTGATATAAGAAGATCTCTTGTCAGGAGGTTTCCATACGGAATTTTGTATTCTGAAGAGCAAGATAGAATATTCATCGTTGCTGTAATGAACCTGCATCGGGAACCAAATTATTGGAAGTTAAGAACGTGA
- a CDS encoding addiction module protein — protein sequence MNTKQLIEEAVSLPLEERAIVVDSLLRSLNQPESEIDKQWANEAKRRLSELRSGHIEAIPGNDVFSKVWDRFEK from the coding sequence ATGAATACAAAGCAACTAATTGAAGAGGCAGTATCGCTGCCGTTAGAAGAGCGTGCCATCGTTGTGGACTCACTGCTTCGCAGTTTAAATCAGCCAGAGTCAGAGATAGACAAACAATGGGCAAATGAGGCGAAGCGTCGCCTTTCTGAACTCAGGTCAGGCCATATTGAAGCAATTCCAGGAAATGACGTGTTCAGCAAGGTGTGGGATAGGTTTGAAAAATGA
- a CDS encoding helix-turn-helix domain-containing protein, translating into MLNSAIDAPKRGFSSAVSEADLSNVRLSEAHDADLHASNLTNWQQEYDQTSRGSFYGRIVELPFDGLQVFCEHTSQALQQKCVVWPDSVWLGIPLAHQEESRINGLTVRQDTIMCRPGGCDFQLSTPQDYDLYGLVVDRSKLIKMASIHGVDLNWKELTEHGRLGVPAKTLEEVRFVLARLLSVQNKTTPSRLQQDIVMMALLEVLKEETPQPAKTQSYFHRKKVVDCARQFLDHHLDEAVTVTQLCEIANVSRRTLQYSFESILGVSPIQYLRICRLNGVRRSLVQAQHGQAVSDIAAQWGFWHLSQFAKDYKQLFGETPSKTLTGFSG; encoded by the coding sequence ATGTTGAATTCTGCGATCGATGCACCAAAAAGGGGCTTTTCCTCGGCTGTGTCGGAAGCTGATCTATCGAATGTTAGATTGTCGGAAGCGCACGATGCCGACTTGCACGCCAGCAATTTGACTAATTGGCAACAAGAATACGACCAAACCAGCCGTGGCAGTTTTTACGGTCGTATTGTTGAACTGCCGTTTGATGGTTTGCAGGTATTTTGCGAACACACCAGTCAGGCGTTGCAGCAAAAATGCGTAGTATGGCCAGATTCTGTCTGGCTGGGCATTCCGCTGGCTCATCAAGAAGAAAGCCGCATTAATGGTTTAACCGTTCGCCAAGACACCATAATGTGTCGCCCTGGTGGCTGTGATTTTCAACTATCGACACCGCAAGACTATGATTTGTATGGTTTAGTAGTGGATCGCTCAAAGCTGATTAAGATGGCATCGATTCATGGTGTGGATTTGAATTGGAAAGAACTCACCGAACATGGCCGCCTTGGCGTGCCAGCCAAAACATTAGAAGAAGTGCGCTTTGTGCTCGCGCGTTTGCTCTCGGTGCAAAACAAAACCACGCCGTCTAGATTGCAGCAGGACATCGTAATGATGGCGCTGTTGGAAGTGTTAAAAGAAGAAACGCCGCAACCTGCTAAAACACAAAGTTATTTTCACCGTAAAAAAGTCGTCGACTGCGCCCGTCAGTTTTTGGATCACCACCTTGATGAAGCCGTAACGGTCACCCAACTGTGTGAAATTGCCAACGTCAGCCGTCGTACCCTGCAATACAGCTTTGAAAGCATCCTCGGCGTCAGCCCCATTCAATACCTGCGCATCTGCCGACTAAACGGCGTGCGTCGTTCCCTCGTCCAAGCCCAACATGGCCAAGCCGTCAGCGACATCGCCGCCCAGTGGGGATTTTGGCACCTAAGCCAGTTTGCCAAAGACTACAAACAACTGTTTGGCGAAACGCCCTCAAAAACACTGACGGGGTTTAGTGGTTGA